The proteins below come from a single Hyphomicrobium denitrificans ATCC 51888 genomic window:
- a CDS encoding GlsB/YeaQ/YmgE family stress response membrane protein, giving the protein MDLQSLIIWLLIGAIAGWLAGQIMKGGGFGLVGDIIVGIVGAFIAGILFPRLGFAFGNPLVGSIIAAVVGACLLLFILRLVRRGP; this is encoded by the coding sequence ATTGATCTCCAGTCACTGATCATCTGGCTGCTTATCGGTGCTATTGCCGGTTGGCTCGCTGGGCAAATCATGAAAGGCGGCGGATTTGGTCTCGTCGGCGATATCATCGTCGGCATCGTCGGAGCGTTCATCGCCGGTATCTTGTTCCCAAGGCTCGGCTTTGCGTTTGGTAACCCGCTTGTCGGATCCATCATTGCTGCCGTCGTCGGCGCGTGTCTCTTGCTGTTCATTCTGCGATTGGTCCGCCGTGGCCCATAG
- a CDS encoding TonB-dependent receptor family protein yields MLIQADRLKAGPRTTRKLHITSHSSTFALLAVLSLMAAGDAAQAQDAQAQESISLPDVTVQQEAQKAAAQATAQKPSSTAKKKVVAKRSAPPSGVPKPAPAPTDVAGAPSPLPGANLSLSPAAGNPGAPSSSVASVPGASGAGAQTATGIDMARYANTPVFSVTDILHDVPGVSLKQGNGPRDMGISIRGSNARNGFGIRNIVILDDGFSVTQPDGLSRSDLIDPHAYSGVDVWRGPSSALFGNYATGGAINFRTWPGGVIDGIEYGVDVGSFNYLNNYVVGGKKGENWEASIFSSDVRGDGYYGYSDFNTQTVNALITYQPSSTDTFTFKFINNNVYTELPFRMSLNNFNTNPFQKGCKTYATAAAGCETLSFMGTRQTAEQAGANRDDRRTIGGVRWDHEFSASTTGQVQVVIDDRNISQPTGTTRGLGDYLSYNVTAGVTNTATFAGLPMRSYLGAFWNYLPVDAQTILLAPRDSVLNDRLQSDQVGSTENFGARARHEVKLTDDVAVIAGATVERTSLDGTQRSYSAGGAITQTVSVGREMTNVAPEIGLLYTPNDQWQLRARIGTGYGTPQFSNLFIQQDGNPGNNTDLKTQSNIGYDLGADWTPVKGVTLSVTGFYEFFTNEIVSQASLTPGRSNFSYNAPASEHRGVELMANVALTDSVRLTAAYLYNNQIYTDYDEVVSGAPNAVSRAGNKIPGISSNELTARVSYDTPSGIYKGVGAYVEYQWHDGFYMENANLLWAPGYQTVDVNVHYERTLNWGPIKSFLAYFEVRNVLDEVYIASANNIADRDGSTAETLAQTGTGSIYAGAPRTFYGGMKVRF; encoded by the coding sequence ATGCTCATTCAGGCGGATCGCCTCAAGGCGGGGCCGCGTACCACGCGCAAGCTCCACATCACCTCTCACAGCAGCACTTTTGCTCTGCTTGCCGTTCTGTCGTTGATGGCGGCCGGAGACGCGGCGCAAGCTCAGGACGCGCAGGCGCAGGAGTCCATCAGTCTTCCGGACGTCACCGTTCAGCAGGAGGCGCAGAAGGCGGCGGCTCAGGCGACCGCCCAGAAGCCGTCGTCAACCGCTAAAAAGAAAGTCGTTGCGAAGCGATCGGCGCCGCCTTCCGGCGTTCCGAAGCCCGCGCCCGCGCCGACCGACGTTGCGGGCGCGCCGTCGCCGTTGCCCGGGGCCAATCTCTCGCTTTCGCCTGCGGCCGGAAATCCGGGAGCCCCGTCGAGTTCGGTCGCTTCCGTTCCGGGCGCCTCGGGCGCCGGAGCGCAAACGGCAACCGGCATCGACATGGCGCGGTATGCAAACACGCCGGTCTTTTCCGTCACCGACATCCTGCATGACGTTCCGGGCGTTTCGCTGAAGCAAGGCAACGGCCCCCGCGACATGGGCATCTCGATCCGCGGATCGAATGCGCGCAATGGCTTCGGCATTCGCAACATCGTCATTCTCGACGACGGGTTCTCCGTCACCCAGCCGGACGGTCTATCGCGCAGCGACCTGATCGATCCGCACGCCTATTCGGGCGTCGACGTATGGCGCGGGCCGTCATCGGCCCTGTTCGGGAATTACGCGACGGGCGGCGCGATCAACTTCCGCACGTGGCCGGGCGGCGTCATCGACGGCATCGAATACGGCGTCGACGTCGGAAGCTTCAACTACCTGAACAATTATGTCGTCGGCGGCAAGAAGGGCGAGAACTGGGAAGCGTCGATCTTTTCGAGCGACGTTCGCGGTGATGGATATTACGGCTACAGCGATTTCAACACCCAGACCGTCAATGCGCTGATCACCTATCAGCCCTCGTCGACGGACACGTTCACGTTCAAGTTCATCAATAATAATGTTTACACGGAACTGCCGTTCCGCATGTCGTTGAACAACTTCAATACCAATCCTTTCCAGAAAGGCTGCAAAACGTACGCAACGGCGGCGGCGGGCTGCGAGACGCTCAGCTTCATGGGCACGCGTCAGACGGCGGAGCAGGCTGGCGCAAACCGCGACGACCGGCGGACGATCGGAGGCGTGCGCTGGGATCACGAATTCAGCGCTTCGACGACGGGGCAGGTGCAGGTCGTCATCGACGATCGCAACATCAGTCAGCCCACTGGGACGACGCGCGGGCTCGGCGATTATCTTTCCTACAACGTCACCGCCGGTGTCACGAACACCGCGACGTTCGCCGGTTTGCCGATGCGTTCCTATCTCGGCGCGTTCTGGAATTACCTGCCGGTCGACGCTCAGACCATCCTGCTCGCGCCGCGCGATAGCGTGCTGAATGATCGTCTGCAGTCGGATCAAGTCGGCTCAACGGAGAATTTTGGCGCGCGGGCGCGTCATGAGGTCAAGCTTACGGATGACGTGGCCGTCATCGCAGGTGCAACGGTTGAACGCACCTCGTTGGATGGCACGCAGCGAAGTTACAGTGCGGGCGGCGCGATTACCCAGACCGTCAGCGTCGGACGCGAGATGACAAATGTCGCGCCGGAAATTGGCCTGCTCTATACGCCGAACGATCAATGGCAGCTTCGCGCACGTATCGGCACGGGGTACGGGACGCCGCAGTTTTCCAATCTGTTCATCCAGCAGGACGGAAACCCGGGCAACAACACGGATCTCAAAACGCAATCGAACATCGGCTACGATCTCGGCGCGGACTGGACGCCCGTCAAAGGCGTGACGCTGAGCGTCACCGGCTTCTACGAGTTCTTTACCAACGAGATCGTTTCGCAAGCTTCGCTGACGCCGGGCAGATCGAACTTCAGCTACAACGCGCCAGCCTCCGAGCATCGCGGCGTCGAACTGATGGCCAATGTCGCGTTGACGGACAGCGTGCGACTGACGGCGGCGTATCTCTACAACAATCAGATCTATACGGACTACGATGAAGTCGTGTCCGGCGCGCCGAATGCGGTCAGCCGGGCCGGGAACAAAATCCCGGGTATCTCATCCAATGAGCTGACGGCGCGAGTGAGCTACGACACGCCGTCCGGGATTTACAAGGGCGTCGGCGCCTATGTCGAATACCAGTGGCATGACGGCTTCTACATGGAAAACGCCAACCTGCTTTGGGCTCCCGGATACCAGACGGTCGACGTCAACGTACATTATGAGCGGACACTGAATTGGGGACCGATCAAATCGTTCCTCGCTTATTTCGAAGTCCGCAATGTGCTTGACGAAGTCTATATCGCGTCCGCCAACAATATCGCAGACAGGGACGGGTCGACGGCGGAGACGCTCGCTCAAACTGGAACGGGTTCCATCTACGCCGGCGCGCCGCGCACGTTTTACGGCGGCATGAAAGTGAGGTTCTGA
- a CDS encoding TlpA family protein disulfide reductase encodes MNAVVRIASVLMFVWCACVQALAEPPRTFDSASWQTLLDGRKGQPVIVHFWGFSCGNCMVELEDWGKFAVAHADTTIAFVNWDRRGADPKRIEKALLKTGLGNVQSFSLANGFEEKLRFAVDHDWMGELPYTRLIARDGTVTTFSGAADFKSLSQWLGDARQSQR; translated from the coding sequence ATGAACGCTGTTGTGCGTATTGCGTCCGTTCTGATGTTCGTCTGGTGTGCGTGCGTTCAAGCGCTGGCCGAGCCGCCGCGCACGTTCGACAGCGCGAGCTGGCAGACGCTTCTCGATGGACGCAAGGGCCAGCCGGTGATCGTGCACTTCTGGGGTTTTTCGTGCGGCAACTGCATGGTCGAGCTGGAAGACTGGGGGAAATTTGCAGTCGCGCATGCGGACACGACGATCGCATTCGTGAATTGGGACCGCCGCGGCGCCGATCCGAAGCGCATCGAAAAAGCGCTCCTGAAAACCGGCCTTGGCAACGTCCAGAGCTTTAGCCTTGCGAACGGGTTTGAAGAGAAGCTGCGCTTCGCCGTCGATCACGATTGGATGGGCGAACTACCCTACACGCGCCTCATCGCACGCGACGGCACGGTCACGACATTTTCCGGCGCCGCCGATTTCAAGAGCCTGTCGCAATGGCTCGGCGATGCCCGGCAAAGTCAGAGATAG
- a CDS encoding sialidase family protein — protein sequence MRTHLKLAALLLLAASAGVANLAQAHDGASHHHETAAACASSELACASVATGAFAPDGKLWLTWSAGGRISIASSPDLGKTFSTPVTLPATKLPLDDGPDARPKLAFGPNDRVAVTYASRDEKYNGHAFIARSADGGKTFSEPQPITTGSPSQRFETAAFDPNGRVFVAWIDKRNVAAAKKQGKKYAGAALAYAWDDKPGGALEAASIARDNSCECCRIAVAFKSSGEPVVMFRNIFDGGIRDHATITFSDAGKPGQLYRVSEDDAKIDACPHQGPSLAIGSDGAYHATWFALGRKLKGVYYAHSEDGGKTFSEPLRIGDQSAQISRPYVLAAGGTVYLAYKSFDGEKTSIDLMTSHDGGRTWSKPRTVASAANASDHPLLIAQQASVYLSWLTTKEGYRLIPLEPQS from the coding sequence ATGCGTACACATCTCAAATTGGCCGCGTTGCTTTTGCTCGCTGCCTCCGCAGGCGTCGCCAATCTTGCGCAAGCGCACGACGGAGCTTCGCATCATCATGAAACGGCTGCGGCGTGCGCGTCCTCGGAGCTTGCCTGCGCGAGCGTCGCCACCGGCGCGTTTGCTCCAGACGGCAAGCTCTGGCTGACGTGGTCTGCGGGTGGGCGCATTTCGATCGCAAGCTCGCCGGATCTCGGGAAAACATTTTCGACGCCGGTCACGCTGCCTGCGACGAAGCTGCCGCTCGATGACGGACCGGATGCGCGTCCGAAACTCGCCTTCGGACCCAACGACCGTGTCGCCGTCACGTACGCGTCGCGCGACGAAAAATACAACGGACATGCGTTTATCGCGCGATCGGCTGACGGCGGCAAAACGTTCTCCGAGCCTCAGCCGATCACCACGGGCTCGCCGAGCCAACGCTTCGAAACGGCGGCATTCGATCCGAATGGGCGTGTGTTCGTAGCCTGGATCGACAAACGCAACGTCGCCGCCGCGAAGAAGCAGGGCAAAAAGTATGCAGGCGCGGCGCTCGCTTACGCGTGGGACGACAAGCCGGGCGGCGCGCTCGAAGCGGCATCCATCGCCCGCGACAATTCCTGCGAGTGCTGCCGCATCGCCGTTGCGTTCAAAAGCTCGGGCGAGCCGGTCGTAATGTTCCGCAACATTTTCGACGGCGGCATTCGCGATCACGCGACGATCACGTTCTCGGACGCTGGAAAGCCCGGGCAGCTATATCGCGTGAGCGAGGATGACGCGAAGATCGACGCGTGCCCGCATCAGGGACCGAGCCTCGCAATCGGCAGCGACGGCGCTTATCACGCGACGTGGTTCGCACTCGGGCGCAAGCTGAAGGGCGTCTACTACGCGCACTCCGAGGATGGCGGCAAGACGTTTTCGGAGCCGCTGCGGATTGGCGATCAGAGCGCGCAGATTTCGCGCCCGTATGTCTTGGCGGCAGGGGGCACGGTTTACCTCGCCTACAAATCCTTCGACGGCGAGAAAACCAGCATCGATCTGATGACGTCGCACGACGGCGGACGCACGTGGAGCAAGCCGCGGACTGTCGCGTCGGCGGCAAATGCGTCGGATCATCCGTTGCTCATCGCGCAGCAGGCGAGCGTTTATCTGTCATGGCTGACGACGAAAGAAGGCTATCGACTGATCCCCCTGGAGCCGCAGTCATGA
- a CDS encoding DUF2946 family protein — protein MRRYVSFLIGLAFVVRSLLPVGFMLAATSANAGDIGIVICTGHGPLTVDDTGAPLQQKTPLSGKDICPYAPVGAVDVDHDTPHLLARTVHYAELTFRITRERFSATPTAGAQSARGPPAVLI, from the coding sequence ATGCGCCGTTACGTCAGTTTTCTGATCGGCCTCGCGTTCGTCGTGCGCAGCTTGTTGCCTGTCGGCTTCATGCTCGCGGCTACGAGCGCGAACGCAGGCGATATCGGCATCGTGATCTGTACCGGTCACGGTCCGCTGACGGTCGACGATACCGGCGCGCCGTTGCAGCAGAAAACTCCGTTGTCCGGCAAGGACATCTGTCCCTATGCCCCGGTTGGCGCAGTCGATGTCGACCATGATACCCCGCATCTGCTCGCTCGAACCGTCCACTATGCGGAGCTGACGTTCCGGATCACGCGCGAACGTTTCAGCGCTACGCCCACCGCAGGCGCGCAATCGGCGCGCGGTCCACCTGCCGTTCTGATCTGA